One window of uncultured Trichococcus sp. genomic DNA carries:
- a CDS encoding NlpC/P60 family protein: MKKKLVAIALAGTILATSIVTPFTAQADEILTKIQQQETKISELDSKQSTAEENLSAITAEVDAAEKRAETLLANRVKTQDEIVALQEDIAELQVVIAQREAQLDEQARSVQVNGSNENYLNFIVASESFTDLVSRIDVVSKMVSANKELVEKQVADQKAVEDKKNKTEDNLKEINAMAMELEQLKGDLQVKRIEQESAIAALAAEKATAESDREMFLAQKEEADQRAAAEAASIAAAEAAAATVAATVAQASSEEASSAASSVDIASSAVASSESAAPAQTVVSTPVVESAPVVSAPAAAAPVVSAPVAPAPVVTAPALSAPTGDVVSIAAKYIGVPYVWGGKTPSGFDCSGFTSYVFREAYGIEIGGYTVPQENSGTQIAVSSAQAGDLIFWGSRGATYHVAIYVGGGQYIHAPAPGQTVTYSSYNLSGASFAVRVAR; encoded by the coding sequence TTGAAGAAGAAATTAGTGGCTATCGCATTAGCAGGTACGATCCTTGCAACAAGTATAGTAACGCCTTTTACAGCTCAAGCAGATGAAATCTTAACAAAAATCCAACAGCAAGAAACTAAAATTTCTGAATTGGACAGCAAACAAAGCACTGCAGAAGAAAACTTGTCTGCAATCACTGCAGAAGTGGATGCAGCCGAAAAAAGAGCAGAGACTCTTTTGGCAAACCGCGTAAAGACACAAGATGAGATTGTTGCTTTACAAGAAGATATTGCCGAATTGCAAGTTGTCATCGCACAACGCGAAGCACAATTGGATGAGCAAGCAAGATCTGTTCAAGTGAACGGTTCAAACGAAAACTACTTGAACTTTATCGTAGCATCCGAATCTTTCACAGATTTAGTATCCCGCATCGATGTTGTTTCAAAAATGGTTTCGGCCAATAAAGAATTGGTAGAGAAGCAAGTTGCGGACCAAAAAGCTGTTGAAGACAAGAAAAATAAAACTGAAGATAACTTAAAAGAAATCAATGCAATGGCCATGGAGTTGGAACAACTTAAAGGCGATCTGCAAGTGAAAAGAATCGAACAAGAGAGCGCGATTGCTGCTTTGGCTGCTGAAAAAGCAACAGCTGAATCCGACCGCGAAATGTTCTTGGCGCAAAAAGAAGAAGCTGATCAAAGAGCTGCCGCAGAGGCTGCTTCCATTGCCGCCGCTGAAGCTGCCGCAGCAACTGTAGCTGCAACAGTCGCGCAAGCAAGTTCAGAAGAAGCTTCTTCCGCTGCTTCATCCGTTGATATTGCATCAAGTGCAGTTGCAAGTTCCGAATCAGCAGCTCCTGCCCAAACAGTAGTCAGCACTCCGGTAGTCGAAAGTGCACCAGTTGTATCTGCTCCAGCAGCAGCTGCACCAGTCGTCAGCGCACCAGTTGCGCCTGCGCCAGTCGTGACTGCACCGGCATTATCTGCACCGACAGGCGATGTTGTTTCCATTGCTGCGAAATACATCGGCGTTCCTTATGTATGGGGCGGAAAAACACCATCAGGATTTGACTGCTCAGGCTTCACTTCTTATGTCTTCAGAGAAGCATACGGCATCGAAATCGGTGGCTACACAGTTCCTCAAGAAAACTCAGGTACACAGATTGCTGTATCATCCGCACAAGCGGGAGATTTGATTTTCTGGGGTTCAAGAGGCGCGACTTATCACGTTGCGATCTACGTAGGCGGCGGACAATACATCCACGCTCCAGCACCAGGCCAAACAGTTACTTATTCTTCTTACAACCTTTCCGGTGCATCATTTGCCGTACGTGTTGCAAGATAA
- the metG gene encoding methionine--tRNA ligase, with the protein MAKDKNTFYITTPIYYPSGKLHIGNAYSTIACDVMARYKKLMGFDVFYLTGSDEHGQKIENKAAELGITPKEYVDGMAQDMQDLWKRLDISNNKFIRTTDDDHVQAVQQIFEQLLAQGDIYLGEYEGWYSVSDEEFFTETQLAEVYRDADGKIIGGVAPSGHEVELVKEESYFFRMSKYADRLLAYYDEHPDFIQPESRKNEMVNNFIKPGLEDLAVSRTTFTWGIPVKSNPKHVVYVWIDALANYITALGYGSADDSLYQKYWPADVHMVGKEIVRFHTIYWPIMLMALDLPLPKKIFGHGWLLMKEGKMSKSKGNVVYPDMLVERFGLDALRYYLMREVTFGSDGIFTPEDYVNRINYDLANDLGNLLNRTIAMINKYFGGNIPSALAAETAFDSELKAMAAEVTENYQKEMDNMQFSSALSETWRLISRANKYIDETAPWVLAKDESKQAELGSVMAHLAETLRVVGILLSPFMTQAPFRMYEQLGLDFEKQGAWENVAFGTFPADVKVVEKGTPIFPRLVTEEEVAYIKEQMGGTTPAEEETVAAEWDPTTTVLTSEKEKQIKYEDFDKVELKVAEVIDCQKVEGADKLLKFRLDAGDEGHRQILSGIAQWYPDPAYFIGKKVIIVANLKARKMKGEISQGMILSAEKDGVLQVILAPESAANGSTVA; encoded by the coding sequence GTGGCTAAAGACAAAAATACATTTTATATCACTACTCCAATCTATTATCCGAGCGGAAAACTCCACATCGGAAATGCGTATTCTACTATCGCATGCGATGTAATGGCGCGCTATAAAAAACTGATGGGATTCGATGTGTTCTACCTGACCGGTTCAGATGAGCATGGACAAAAAATCGAGAACAAAGCAGCAGAATTGGGCATCACACCGAAAGAATATGTGGACGGTATGGCCCAGGATATGCAGGATCTGTGGAAGCGTCTGGACATTTCCAACAACAAGTTCATCCGCACGACAGATGATGACCATGTGCAGGCTGTTCAGCAGATTTTCGAACAATTATTGGCACAAGGCGACATCTATCTTGGCGAATACGAAGGCTGGTATTCCGTTTCCGACGAAGAATTCTTTACGGAAACACAATTGGCTGAAGTATACCGCGATGCCGACGGAAAAATCATCGGCGGGGTTGCTCCAAGCGGCCATGAAGTCGAATTGGTGAAAGAGGAATCCTACTTCTTCCGCATGAGCAAATACGCGGATCGTCTGTTGGCTTATTACGATGAGCATCCCGATTTCATCCAACCGGAGTCGCGCAAAAACGAGATGGTCAACAACTTCATCAAACCGGGCCTTGAGGATCTGGCTGTTTCACGGACGACCTTTACCTGGGGGATTCCCGTGAAGAGCAATCCGAAGCACGTAGTCTACGTCTGGATCGATGCTTTGGCGAACTACATCACTGCGTTGGGCTACGGTTCGGCTGATGATTCCCTTTACCAAAAATATTGGCCGGCTGATGTGCATATGGTCGGGAAAGAAATCGTCCGTTTCCACACCATCTATTGGCCGATCATGCTGATGGCTTTGGATCTTCCGCTTCCTAAGAAAATCTTCGGCCACGGTTGGTTATTGATGAAGGAAGGCAAAATGTCCAAATCCAAAGGCAACGTTGTGTATCCGGATATGCTGGTGGAGCGCTTCGGTTTGGATGCTTTGCGCTACTATCTGATGCGCGAAGTGACCTTCGGCAGCGACGGCATCTTTACGCCTGAGGACTACGTGAACCGGATCAACTATGACCTGGCGAATGACTTGGGCAATTTGCTGAACAGAACGATTGCTATGATCAATAAATATTTCGGAGGGAACATCCCTTCCGCGCTTGCAGCAGAAACGGCTTTCGATTCAGAACTCAAAGCGATGGCAGCGGAAGTGACCGAGAATTACCAGAAGGAAATGGACAACATGCAGTTCAGCTCGGCCTTGTCCGAAACGTGGCGCCTCATTTCCCGCGCAAACAAATACATCGACGAGACAGCTCCATGGGTCTTGGCTAAGGACGAGTCCAAGCAAGCGGAGTTGGGAAGCGTTATGGCGCATTTGGCGGAAACCTTGCGCGTCGTCGGCATTCTCTTGTCTCCGTTCATGACGCAAGCGCCGTTCAGGATGTACGAACAACTCGGATTGGACTTCGAAAAACAAGGCGCTTGGGAAAATGTAGCCTTCGGAACGTTCCCGGCAGACGTGAAGGTAGTCGAAAAAGGCACGCCGATCTTCCCGCGTCTCGTTACAGAAGAAGAAGTCGCCTACATCAAGGAACAAATGGGCGGAACAACCCCAGCGGAAGAGGAAACAGTCGCGGCCGAGTGGGATCCAACGACTACCGTACTGACTTCCGAAAAAGAAAAACAGATCAAGTATGAAGATTTCGATAAAGTCGAGCTGAAGGTAGCTGAAGTCATCGATTGCCAGAAGGTCGAAGGCGCGGACAAATTGCTGAAATTCCGTCTGGATGCGGGTGATGAAGGCCATCGCCAAATCCTGTCGGGCATTGCGCAATGGTATCCGGATCCTGCGTATTTCATCGGCAAAAAAGTCATCATCGTCGCTAACCTGAAAGCGCGCAAAATGAAGGGTGAAATCAGCCAAGGGATGATCCTGTCCGCTGAGAAGGACGGTGTGCTGCAAGTGATACTCGCACCTGAATCGGCAGCGAATGGTTCTACAGTGGCATAA
- a CDS encoding MerR family transcriptional regulator → MEYTIQKLSRLAGVSTRTLRFYDKIGLLKPKRTSSSGYRIYGEAEVDRLQQILFFKQLSFSLDEIKSALDDPAYDAEQSLVAHKQALLEKKKEIELLIKTVDATLDEKRGGRKMSDKEKFEGLKKELLDENETRYGQEIREKYGEKTVAASNKHFAGMSKADFDAMQEMAARLQELLTEAMATGDAGGEAALAVAALHKQWLSYTWPTYSPEAHRGLAQMYVDDERFTAYYDKASGKGAALFLRDAIHNYTDKS, encoded by the coding sequence GTGGAATACACAATTCAAAAATTGAGCCGGCTGGCCGGGGTCAGCACGAGGACGCTGCGCTTCTATGACAAAATCGGCCTGCTGAAGCCCAAACGCACCAGTTCCTCCGGCTACCGCATCTACGGTGAGGCAGAGGTGGACAGGCTGCAGCAGATTCTGTTCTTCAAGCAGCTGTCTTTTTCGCTTGATGAAATCAAATCAGCGCTGGATGATCCGGCATATGATGCGGAACAATCATTGGTCGCGCATAAACAGGCGCTTTTGGAGAAAAAGAAAGAAATCGAATTGCTGATCAAAACGGTGGATGCTACGCTGGACGAAAAAAGAGGAGGGAGAAAGATGAGCGACAAAGAAAAATTTGAAGGCTTGAAGAAGGAACTGCTCGACGAGAACGAAACCCGTTACGGGCAGGAAATCCGCGAAAAATACGGAGAAAAGACCGTTGCGGCATCAAACAAGCACTTCGCAGGCATGAGCAAAGCGGATTTTGATGCGATGCAGGAAATGGCCGCGCGTTTGCAGGAACTGCTGACGGAAGCGATGGCTACGGGGGACGCCGGCGGAGAAGCTGCCTTGGCGGTGGCTGCGTTGCATAAACAGTGGCTGAGCTATACGTGGCCGACCTACTCTCCGGAAGCGCATCGCGGGCTGGCCCAGATGTACGTCGACGACGAAAGGTTCACCGCCTACTACGACAAAGCATCAGGAAAAGGGGCGGCTTTATTTTTGCGGGATGCGATCCACAACTACACTGATAAATCATGA